In a single window of the Diospyros lotus cultivar Yz01 chromosome 10, ASM1463336v1, whole genome shotgun sequence genome:
- the LOC127811082 gene encoding uncharacterized protein LOC127811082 encodes MGGYITAWAEGEIGKRLALSQYWCLEPIDMYRFNVHDGHFGGIVDLKVRTCTCRVFDFYKLPCGHALAGARSRNIHPYNLCSSYYQTEALLCAYADSIMPLGSQVDWTVPAKIASIKLLPPASRRKRGRRQICQIPSAGEEKRRVKCNRCGLIGHNRQTCSNPITLLS; translated from the coding sequence ATGGGTGGATATATAACAGCTTGGGCTGAGGGAGAAATAGGCAAAAGATTGGCATTATCCCAGTATTGGTGTCTAGAACCGATTGATATGTATAGATTCAATGTTCATGATGGTCACTTTGGGGGTATTGTGGACTTGAAGGTGAGAACTTGCACTTGTAGAGTGTTTGATTTCTACAAATTGCCATGTGGTCATGCCCTGGCTGGTGCACGTTCACGCAATATTCACCCATATAATTTGTGCTCCTCATACTATCAAACAGAAGCTCTGCTGTGTGCCTATGCCGATTCGATAATGCCTCTGGGCAGCCAAGTCGACTGGACTGTGCCGGCGAAAATTGCATCTATTAAATTGCTACCGCCGGCAAGTAGACGCAAACGTGGAAGACGTCAGATTTGTCAAATTCCCTCAGCCGGTGAAGAGAAGAGGAGGGTAAAATGCAATCGTTGTGGTCTAATTGGTCACAATCGCCAAACTTGCTCTAATCCAATAACTTTGTTGTCATAA